In one Bradyrhizobium sp. 4 genomic region, the following are encoded:
- the fabZ gene encoding 3-hydroxyacyl-ACP dehydratase FabZ: MTDEAPVRFELVDINMILQTLPHRFPMLLIDRVINIRTDYSGIGIKNVTFNEPPFQGHFPDRPVYPGVMMIEAMAQTAGVIGIKSVEGTDKPRAVYFLTIDKCKFRKPVLPGDTIEYHMRSIGRRKAMWWFHGDAKVNGQVVAEADVGAMLTD; this comes from the coding sequence GTGACGGACGAAGCACCGGTCAGGTTCGAGCTTGTGGACATCAACATGATCCTGCAAACGCTCCCGCACCGTTTTCCGATGCTGCTGATCGATCGCGTGATCAACATCCGCACCGATTACAGCGGCATCGGCATCAAGAACGTCACCTTCAACGAGCCGCCGTTCCAAGGCCACTTTCCCGATCGCCCGGTCTATCCGGGCGTCATGATGATCGAAGCGATGGCGCAGACTGCCGGTGTGATCGGCATCAAATCGGTCGAGGGCACCGACAAGCCGCGCGCGGTGTATTTCCTGACCATCGACAAGTGCAAGTTCCGCAAGCCGGTGCTGCCCGGCGATACCATCGAATACCACATGCGCTCGATCGGCCGCCGCAAGGCCATGTGGTGGTTTCACGGCGACGCCAAGGTTAACGGCCAGGTGGTTGCGGAGGCCGATGTCGGCGCCATGCTGACCGACTGA
- the lpxD gene encoding UDP-3-O-(3-hydroxymyristoyl)glucosamine N-acyltransferase, with translation MAQPTFFIQPPASALADIATLIKAELVDPARGGQIIRGLASLDEAGPMHLTFFDNLKYADELKATKAGACLVSPRFEARVPAHVAVLRAPQPFRAFVRIAREWHGDALRPQSWTGNDGIAPSAIIDPTARLEDGVIVDPLAVIGPDVEIGSGTVVGVGAVIGPGVKIGRDCNVGARTAIQCALIGNDVLIHPGCSIGQDGYGFIFFGPEGHLKVPQTGRVLIQNNVEVGAGTTIDRGSLRDTVIGEGTKIDNQVQIGHNVTIGRHCLLAAQIGLAGSLTLGDNVALGAKVGINNHVKIGDGAQVTAMSGVKDDVPPNGRWGGFFAKPTRQWFKEILAVERLARDSKADPKQEERE, from the coding sequence CCGCCCGCCTCAGCGCTGGCTGACATAGCCACGCTGATCAAGGCGGAGCTGGTCGATCCCGCAAGGGGCGGCCAAATCATCAGGGGTCTTGCTTCGCTCGACGAAGCCGGCCCGATGCACCTGACGTTCTTCGACAATCTCAAATATGCCGATGAGCTCAAGGCGACCAAGGCCGGTGCTTGCCTGGTGAGCCCACGCTTCGAGGCTCGGGTGCCCGCGCACGTAGCCGTGCTGCGGGCGCCACAGCCGTTCCGCGCCTTCGTCAGGATCGCGCGGGAGTGGCATGGCGACGCCCTCCGGCCGCAATCCTGGACCGGCAACGACGGTATCGCGCCTTCGGCCATCATCGATCCCACGGCGAGGCTCGAGGACGGCGTGATCGTCGATCCCCTGGCCGTGATTGGCCCTGACGTGGAGATCGGCAGCGGCACGGTGGTCGGCGTGGGAGCCGTGATCGGCCCGGGCGTCAAGATCGGCCGGGACTGCAATGTCGGGGCACGCACCGCTATCCAGTGCGCGCTGATCGGCAACGACGTGCTGATCCACCCAGGCTGCTCGATCGGCCAAGACGGCTACGGCTTCATCTTCTTCGGCCCCGAGGGCCACCTGAAGGTGCCTCAGACCGGCCGCGTGCTGATCCAGAACAACGTGGAGGTCGGCGCCGGCACCACCATTGATCGCGGGTCCTTGCGCGACACCGTGATCGGGGAGGGGACCAAAATCGACAATCAGGTCCAGATCGGCCACAATGTGACCATTGGCCGGCACTGCCTGCTGGCAGCCCAGATCGGTCTTGCCGGCAGCCTCACCCTCGGCGACAACGTGGCGCTGGGAGCCAAGGTGGGCATCAATAATCACGTCAAGATCGGGGATGGAGCTCAGGTGACTGCCATGAGCGGCGTCAAGGACGACGTCCCTCCCAACGGACGCTGGGGTGGTTTTTTTGCCAAGCCGACCAGGCAGTGGTTCAAGGAAATATTGGCGGTCGAGCGCTTGGCGCGCGACAGCAAGGCCGATCCGAAGCAGGAGGAACGGGAGTGA